CAAAGAATTAGTCAAAAATAGAGGATATACTGTATCTCCACAGGTGCCTGAACTATGTATGAGGAACTATATTCAGGGCATATGCTAGAATTTTCTCTCCGAGATTCATTAGCACCAGTACACCATGGGGTGTGACCAGTGACTCTAGTCTCGGTTATACTGTTAAGTAAGTTCTAATTCTTACCAAACATAATTTGGTATGGACTATCTCCGTGCATGTCCTTCTGGTCCAATGAACAGTCGAATACCTTAAGGTATCCACCACCACAGTCAATATTCTGTTCATGTTTCACAGTGAACTGAATAACAAGGGGCTTATCTTTATTGCTGAAAGGCTTGAATTTTGTGCTCACTGCATAGAATCTGGCATCTTGAGACGTCTGAATACCTATAATTAACAAGGAAAAAGCAATATGTACATTCAAttgcataaaataattaacacgttgactgccacgaaaaacatcagtgttttatgtatcacttatcttTTCTATAGCAAatatacaaagcaagaattattaattctctgatatgaaaattcttgtattaccctattatctagttatttacattacggaaaatttatattcgaaatcaATCATCTTCCAAgtcattattttcttgtaattagaAAGCTCCAGTTATCAATGACCCCTGTGGCAGTCAAACTGTTAAAACTCTACGCAACCAGTCTTTCCTTCTACCTTTATCATTCTCAGGATCATTCCAGAACTTTCCATGGCTCAGAACAAACTTTCCAAACTCCTTCCCAGGGTGTTCAGAATACACCCAGTTCTTCTCCCACGAGTCTGAAAAATACAAACCATCAGTACAAGTACCACCAACGTATCACCACAAATCAAATCTTATCACCTAAAGACCAGCAAACAAACTAATCTCGGAAACCACCGGAACCAACGTTCCCAAGTTAACTCTTAATTCCCACAAAACTATCCCCGTCCACTCAACTCGAAAGCGAGCaaataaaatccaaaaataGTCAACCGCGTCCAATCGAACCGAAGGCAACGCGTTCGGCACCAACAGGCCGCGCGCAGGCATTCAAAAAAACAAGAGAAAGCGCCGAATTCTCCAggagcaatataaaaatagCGGCGTGTGGAGCAATTTCGGCGAGCCACGAGGTTTCGCTTCGGAAGCGGTGGGACCGTTCAACGCGGATCAAACGATCGATCGCGCGTCATGTCGGCGGAACGCAGCAGGGTACGCTAGTGCCACGAGACATCTTTTCCCCCGGCCACGTCCGTGGAATTTTCGAAGGCCGCACCGCGCATATGGCGAGCGTAAACAAATCAACGACCTGGGAATCCCTTCGCCGACCATTTCAACGAATCCCACGCGATTCGCGTAGAGGATCGAACGCTAGGGCGTGTGGTTACCAAGGAGAAACATACAGCGTGTGGCCAGCGCCAGTACGCCGAAACAGTTGGGTTTCTAGGGGAAGTACAGTTAGACCGGTGCTTTCCTCTGAGAAGATCAGCACCAAATAATGATTGGGCGTGGTTGTGGCTGAGAAAACCGAGCGAATCGGCTGGACGATTTTTCTAGATCTCTCAGGGTACAGGTGCTAGGGGACCTCCATCGAAGTCAAAGGGGAACGAGGGAGTTGGATCACGGAAGTTTTTCGTTTCACCGGATTTTACTCACCGTCGAGAAACTTCTCCTCGTAGTAGACCTCCGCGGTGACGAGCGTGACCGCAAGCAGAAGCAGAAGCGAGCAGAAGGACTGCATTTTGTGACGCCGGGACGACGAGAGTCCGCACGACGATGATCCCCTTTCTCTGCAATGAACAAGCCGATAATGCCCGAGTCGCGGACGTGGTTGGCGAGTTAGCAGCCGCCGGGGTAGACAGATGGAGGGCGGCGATTGGCTGCCGCGCGACGGCCAATCGCCGCCGACCACGCTCGACCAACCAGCCGGCGCGCCGTGGCAGCCTCAGACATGCCGCGCCGCACATAACCTCACGTCACCTGTTATCCTTATTTTATCTGTTGTCGATACGGAAGGAGATAGAAGTGGCGACGCAGTGGAACGATCCTATTGGTTGGCCGATTGGACGATGCTTTTGGAGCGATATTCAAATGTTCGGTGACGAAGGATAGCTTGTCTGGAATCATTTTTGTTTAACgctcgctaccagcgtttatttcggtggGGACctcttcaattataatattttattcaataaatctaaacaaaatatcgaaaaaatgatACTGAAATAAGTTATTCAATTCCGAAATATAATTCCGTAGGTTATAACTTTAACACattcactgccacgagaatttctagcgatTTGAATagcaatatttattctttaataacaaaggcaaatgatattggaaataattattaatgatttagtattacagttgtcatattacgctatgatgtagctacttatgttactaaatatttttatttaaaatcatgttTCTTATTGTGATTGTTCTTCAATAATTTGGAAACTTTGGTCATCGgtaaccaccgtggcagtcagcgtgttaaataacaatatttatgagattaatttcatttgctttatgtaaaatataagattgcgtctgtcacaaatatgtgacgctggcagcgaacgtgttaatttgttACCAGCATTTTTTTCAGTAACAGTTTCTccgattgtaatattttattaaatagaaaatttagtttttataaaatataaataatatccgAGAAAACAAGTCTTCGCGATTTCCTGGACATTGTACGATGCGTTACGATATtacatgaaaatgtaatttctttGAACAAAATATGGATGATATGGAAATATTGAGGTGACAAATACGTGAAACTGATAGCAACcgtgttaatttgtatttttatgagTGTTTGTTTCTTTGTATTTCTTAGCGTCGGGGAAGTTGGAGACTAATGACTAAATCGTATATTTTTGCAACTGTTGCGGATgtgaattatttaatgtaatgaaaatgattttggtgaattttaatattatatatgtggaattttattttgtgaatgtTAGAGAAAGGAATATAGTTTTTGAATTATGGATATTGATATTTTGCGAGGGAAAATACTTTCTCTTTAGGTACGCTTTTAGTTTATTTCTAGAGAAATGAAGATTGAAGGTGGCGGACAGTCGTGAGAAGTAGAATTAAATTGTAACATGGTatgtgaataattaaaatgtactccACATGTTCtccttttcaattatttatgcgataattcagtttttttactTATCTCGCACACAATATCGTGCATGTCCTTCCATAAACACTTGAGTAATCGCACTGCACACTAATCATGCCGATAAGAGTCTCCATTACCATAATATTCTATCAGAAATGATATAGCACaattatataactttgtataatCGACCACTGCggttaattcttatttttttttctattttcaacgaTCTTGTTTCAGCTGTACATTTCACACGAAAAAAATGGCATCCCAGTGACGTCTCAATGCatacaaataaattcattaattaaataaatatactttagaTATATTCTAAGtgcccttttctctctttcattcttAAAAGATGGTTCAAGCAGATTCGTTCCTTTTAAACGACGGCAGTTTGTCAGAGAAGCACGTTTCAACGAACACCTACGGCAGCGTATTGGCTTCCGAACCGTATTGTGTACGACTTGTCCCCTTGGCAACGGCTACCAACATACACGTTCCGGTCGAAACTGAATGAAAATCCACAAGTGAAGCCAGTGAAACTGTCGACCCCGAGCAGTTAGCCTCTGGAGACGCTGCCAAGATTAAAAAGGACGCAAAATGATGCGCTCAAAGGCGGCTGCTGCGCTGATGCGACTCAAGGAGATTGACAGGAAGTACAACATTAAACGTAACGAAGGTACTCGGGCTCAGAGCAATGTCAGCACTGACACGTCGCTAGAAGGGACGTTGATGGACCTTCCAGTTAAGGCCAGAATGGCACCTAAAAATGTTGAAGCTCCTGATGTCGGCGATATCGAGAATGGTCACAGGCCTAAGGTAGTTGTGAGTACAGTTATGCTAGTTACATTTCCACTCCCTATTATCAATTTACAACTATGATGAGAAAATGGTTCAGACCTTagaaccaatgtgagtcatcatATAACAACTTCAAATTATTTCCAACATTCCTCCGAGTAACTTCTTCAAATCCTTTCGAATCATTTCTAATGAAACCTCTAAACTAGAAATTTCTGCAGGTTTCTCCAAAATCTACGCAACGAAAAGAGGACGAAAGCGAGTATGAAGAAGATCATCATGCTCagattattaaaattgatatatcAAAGAAATCCCCTAGGATCACTGTCGATCATTCCTCTTCTAAAGCCAGTACAGATGTCTCAGTGAACGAAGAGATTGTCCCAATCAATTCAGAGTCTCTCAACAGACCCTTGGATCCAGTAACACCCCGAAGCACAACTAGTTCCAAGTCTAAGACCAGGGATGAAATAAGAACATTAGAATCCATGGGCCACCAAGAAAACGTTGATGAATCCTCAGTAGTTACTAGCCTCACCAAGCCATCGGAAGCTTctgaaataatttcagaagtGGTCAGATCGATACGAGACTCTTCCACCATCAAAAGCGAGAAGAAAGTAACCGAAAGCGCAGAAAGAGCAACAGAGGACAGTGTCAAGGAACTCGAAAATGACAACGACCAAGGTTCGATAGAGGAAGTGATCAGGATTAGCGGGGAGAGGAGCGAAGTAATATCTGAACAGTCTCAGACGCAAGAAAGAACTGGTACTGTCTCAAATACTTCTTCTAAAGAGAAGAAGCATAGAGTCGAGTACGAGAGCGACACTTTTGAGCAAGCTTCTACTTCCTCAGCATCTTCCAGTAATGTTGAGGAACGTTTGAGAGAAAATTTTGAAGAGATATCCGAAGACACCGTCAGATCTGGGGTGAAACAAATCATGATTAGGCTGCATGGTCAATCTAAGAGTAACCAGAAGAGCGAGGCTGAAGAAAGGTAGCTAAAATTGATGAAGATGCGTGGTGTCTTCTTTGACAGAGATATTAATTCGTAAATTGTTCACGTTCCAAATTGAACAAGGCAttgttaacaccagaactaccgtcgtagcagtcaaaatgactggtttcgatttttttatttagcaatcattgatatctttagaccattgaatattcgaaatgattttgaaaataaacagtttcatttgagtgcaatgaatgtctgcagaaattgaaaataatctattgttaccatttttatagggattagatattaatcatattaaatgctcggtagttctagtgttaaatttcgaATCTTTATAGTTACTAAAAAAAGTAGTTggtaatttttacataaacaaaCTTGGTGCTAGTAAGTGACGCTTAGTATTTGAAGTATGCTAAACAtcattattgaattttttagtcCTGTAGACGTTTCAGAGAAGGATAAAAAGATCATCGAGCTGGTCCCGCCAAAAATAGTGAAGAGCACGAGTGAATGTGACATCGACCTCGACGAGGAGCTATCGAATTACGTGAGGACGACCGAGAACGGCGAGGAGATAGCGCCGGTGAGCCTCCTCAAGTTGTCGAAGCAAACAACACCGAGGAAGCATCCTCACAGAAACAAGAGACACCGGAAGCAGAACGAAAACACTGGCAGCACGCAGAAGAGGATGGAATCGTCCTCTGAGGTGTCTGATGATCACGAGAGATTAACGAGGCGAAAGGAAAACAGAAAGGAGGAACAAGTGACGGAGGAAAATAACACTGCTACAATGTTAGGCTCAGATTTCAACGAAAGATATTCCTTTTGCATGCAATTGATGGTTTTATCAACAATTGTAGGAACACCGTGGATGAAGCTAAGGATGAAGCTAAGGATGAGAAGCTTTTGGAAGAGCAAAGTAGAACTGAGGATAAGGAAGCAAAGGATCAGGTTCTAGTCGAAGATCTAGGGAGCACATCCAGTGAGAAGCTTCTGAGGGAAATTCCCGAAACATCAGACGTCACCTGGACACTTAGAAGTCTAAATAGGGACGCGATAGATGCTATTGCCAGGCGACACAAGTTTCATACTAGAGAAACTAAGGACTGTAGGAAGAGTGGGACAGTTAAGATTGAGCTACCTACAGCTAGGATTGAGACGTCTGAGTTGAGCGAAGGTGGTAGCAGGATCCAGTCCTTAGACAATGTTAGTATAAACCAATTTTATTGGAagcattaaataattttagCATTTTAAACTAAGTTTAGAGTCTATTTACAAACGAATTATATATCTTACAGTTCtatagatattaaaaaacattcatACTTGTGTTCGAAAAGCTTGTCTCATCTTTGAGATACgaaggaaaatttcaaaacagggaaaattttcaattttaacacattgaatgtcgcacgatttcacgaAGCCAAATACGTGAAATGAGAAAAGATGTAATATTGAATCAGTAAACGAAGTTCCGTTATTCTCATTGCACGGTTATCTTGTTGAATGCCACTGCGctaggtaatattatttataatatagaaatgttttcaaataatcaccgcttaattgagtgaattatagtgatttgatttggttttcaacgtgttaacttaaACAATTTGCAATTTCGGAATTGCAGTAGTTAGATAAAATTGTATAAGTGGATTCACAGAAGTTATATGATTATACCAGAATTAATTTTCGCATCTAATAGATTCAGTAATGACAGTCTATTAACACCTGATTGTGAGTCTATTGTCACCTGTTGCAGCTGAAGGAAGTTGGTCAGGATCAGAAGAGGCGAAGAAGTGTGAGAAGGTCCTCGAAATCGTCAAAAATCAAGAAATCGCTGAATCGCTCGAAAATAGAAGAGAAGCAGTCGCGGATCGACTGTAAGAACGCACGTAGACTGCGGAAGCAGGCTGTCGCCGCGCTCAGACAGCGACAGGAACGCGAGGACATCCGGAACTACTTGTTGGAACTGGAGCATACTCGACTAGAATACGGGATTGGTGATCCAGCAACAACTTCCAAGTTGACTGACTTCAAGCCGCTTGAATTCCCAAAAATTGCAGCTTTTGTTAAAGAAGGTATGttccaataaaagaaatttcataaaaaaatcaaGTGGAGGTGCTAGTACCTTATAGGCACCAAGATCTAGTGCTTAGACCTGGAACTTAATGAAATTAAGTAGAAAGTGGGTaatttgcactccgaatttcttttgcatttttccctcgataactttgtattattacgatattttatttaaaatgcattttaaaaaataaatttgtagagagcagtgtaaacgattcttcttactaataatatcgaaaataataaaataatacaatctattttaaaaatatcttgacaaagaagcacacctgtgaataaaactgttgtcgagtcacgctcgacttaggagcgcaaaaggttaaagctgctctttttatttaaaaatattaatatcaggATACTGAATCTAGATGAATATAGTTTCTTCTAAAAATGTATCCGTCATGTAATTAAATCTTAAGATTAAATTAAACGAGATCCTTTAGGAAACTGTTCTTGATCTGATATATAttctgaagtaaatattttcttgtttaaaaattgtaacataagAAAAATGTGcgaaaattaattaagatttCATTGATCGTAACTTTTATATAAATGCCTCTTGCTCTGGATTACTCAAGTGTTcgaaaatattgtgttattgcTGACAGTACTCGTTTTGTATATGAACAGATCCGGAAGAAACGAACTTGATGTCTAAGGACGAACTAACTCGTTTTCATGAAAGGATATCGTCGATCAGGCAGTGGCTGAAGGATCAATATATACTGTACAGAGACTACAGCAGTTTGGCGAAGACGATAAATGCGAAATATGTTCCTGCCAGTCTCGAGGATGCCAAAAGGGTGAGATATAAACACCTGtcaaaagaaaatatagaattttattggttTGTGTCACATCTACACTTGCTTCTACACTTTAGGGTTAAAGATTTCTAGCAATCTTGACTCCTGCCGGTGGCCGGGTTTGTTTAGACCCGAAGTCACCTCATTCTaggatattttttacatttcacgAGTAAAGAATCTAATAACGTAACAATAACTACGCAAAAATAAATCAGgatagaatttaaaaattcttgatTTATTATTGGTTTAAGAATTCGATGGTTAACAATTTCTccataaaattcaaatgaattcaattattcaaagttatttGAGAAAATGGTATATAATTTTCCTAGATGTATAGGTATAATATATTAACTGTAGTACAACGGTAGGTAAAAATTTTAAGTATAAGAATAGTTAAACTACACGtaattatatagctttactGATCGCAGCAAAACTCGCCAACGATTTGTACGTGTGAGTTCTTATCAGCAAAATTTAGCATACAATATACCGCGAAAGGAGGTTTATCAAACAGTAGAAAGTTTAAACGAGCACTTAGCAACTCGAAGACAATGACACCGCGGATAAGGAAAGAACCGGAAGCAGGATGCCCTGTCCCAGACTGTTTTTCGTCCCTCGAAAGTTCTTAATGAGATCATTCGGTTCGGTTGCAGACTATTCGCCAGCTACAGAAAGCGACAATTAAAACCAGGTGACCGGACTCGACGGCGTACCTCCTGATGCAGAAAACTCGGCACGCGCGACGCAACTTCCCTGCGTAACAAAGTGAACGTGTCCGCAAGGTGCTGTGAACCTCTTGAATGAGATCCTGTTTGAGCGTTCGACACGCTGCTTTTTATCCTTGTATTGTAACAGTTTTgtgaattatgaaaattaatctgAAAATTGTTCTGATTCCTCGGAACAATTCTTTGGAGCATGTAGTGTCTGTATTGTCGATTAATAAAGAATGAGTGTTCCTGTAATTACAGTTGTTGCGTTTAGGTTAATTGTTATAAATTCTTTAATGTAGCAAAGAATATAGGTGATCCTTTTTCGTATGTAATGCATTTTAAATGAAAGGTATCTtcctatttaattattcattattattaattttttatgatataGTTGTGTTatggtaatataattattagaagtggtcaataatattcttaatgatattattccattataatCGAATTATTGCAAGTTAATAATGATATTGGTACTAATATAATTAgaatagttattaattattggtTGTACAAAACATCACTATTGTTATAGAACACTACAGAAATTAGTTAAATTATCCTGAACACCAGACAACTTAAACTCAACGAACATTCCTTTTACTAAAACTTACAGCTCACTAGAATTTTCTGAAGAAAGAAATGTAAAtctattttccatttaatttacCACATGCACACGTCAACATCAAATACGTCAAATGCGTATTGTGTTTGagcttgcattagctatttgaattttttaacaccttgccctatgatttatttcttacctCTGATCGACACAAcaacttcatcgttaataatgtattaggaaaagaagaaatttttatgtttattctacgtctacgtttcttacaaatattaacaactgataatagaaaagtaatatttcatttatattgaaaaaaaataaataacacttatgtttctcaaattctattgaacattttcatcacgagttCGAAACGATattgtaggccaaggggttaattcattTGCTTACCATTTTTATTGTCTACTATTTatcatcttttattatttatttacagtagTGTGCACTAACAATCTCTTATAAACTTCTTATAATCTTCtctaaatagtttatataaaatttctcaATGACACTCAATGCAGATATTTAAAACTCGAGTTTATCCAACAAcattcaatttacatttaaaaaacataaataacacCTAGACTTCTCCAATCCAgctgaaaattttcgtcacgagttcgACACGATGTTGTCGGCTAAGGGGTTAACGTCAAAGTTGAGAGCAATTCATATTTACAGGGAATAAAACGTCT
The window above is part of the Nomia melanderi isolate GNS246 chromosome 2, iyNomMela1, whole genome shotgun sequence genome. Proteins encoded here:
- the LOC116425972 gene encoding uncharacterized protein LOC116425972, whose protein sequence is MMRSKAAAALMRLKEIDRKYNIKRNEGTRAQSNVSTDTSLEGTLMDLPVKARMAPKNVEAPDVGDIENGHRPKVVVSPKSTQRKEDESEYEEDHHAQIIKIDISKKSPRITVDHSSSKASTDVSVNEEIVPINSESLNRPLDPVTPRSTTSSKSKTRDEIRTLESMGHQENVDESSVVTSLTKPSEASEIISEVVRSIRDSSTIKSEKKVTESAERATEDSVKELENDNDQGSIEEVIRISGERSEVISEQSQTQERTGTVSNTSSKEKKHRVEYESDTFEQASTSSASSSNVEERLRENFEEISEDTVRSGVKQIMIRLHGQSKSNQKSEAEESPVDVSEKDKKIIELVPPKIVKSTSECDIDLDEELSNYVRTTENGEEIAPVSLLKLSKQTTPRKHPHRNKRHRKQNENTGSTQKRMESSSEVSDDHERLTRRKENRKEEQVTEENNTATMNTVDEAKDEAKDEKLLEEQSRTEDKEAKDQVLVEDLGSTSSEKLLREIPETSDVTWTLRSLNRDAIDAIARRHKFHTRETKDCRKSGTVKIELPTARIETSELSEGGSRIQSLDNLKEVGQDQKRRRSVRRSSKSSKIKKSLNRSKIEEKQSRIDCKNARRLRKQAVAALRQRQEREDIRNYLLELEHTRLEYGIGDPATTSKLTDFKPLEFPKIAAFVKEDPEETNLMSKDELTRFHERISSIRQWLKDQYILYRDYSSLAKTINAKYVPASLEDAKRTIRQLQKATIKTR